The following proteins come from a genomic window of Phnomibacter ginsenosidimutans:
- a CDS encoding alpha-amylase family glycosyl hydrolase, translating to MYNHPLHQQVKEVLQSAALKNAKADNEMAVRLIANAADMQQLFQQLYGHRADAEKHFAELLQTVVTAHKQRSAALQTLDASKQTAEPWFISNELVGMSLYVDRFAGSLQQLEHKLDYLDRLGVNLLHLMPIFESPANESDGGYAVSDFRKVDARFGTLKDLQQLQQTLQQRGMYMMLDIVLNHTSHRHEWAEKARQGDPFYKDFFYFFPDRTLPDQYEQTMPEIFPESAPGSFTWVPELNEWVMTVFHNYQWDLNYSNPAVLVAMLDTIFFYANLGVDVLRIDAPAFIWKQLGTTSQNLPQAHVLLRLIKLCVQTATPGMALLGEAIVAPAEIMKYFGTDRFTARECDFAYNATHMALQWDAIATGDTRVMLAAQHELLRKPYGTSWITYTRCHDDIGLGYDDYMIHAAGFNPWEHRRFLKDYFSGVYEGSPAKGALFAVNPKTQDARISGSLASLCGLETALRNNDAAAIDMSLRKIELMQAHHFFMGGLPMLFYGDEIGCINDYTYLNDSGKSYDNRWMHRPMIQWDSINIDDTATVAGKVFAATQQLIALRKQLEIVSDRSNLEWMTPHNIHVAGYVRHLPNRRLYCVFNFSDKDAWLTWYAFREKGMHFSRMKDHVSGQQLPVGSDREYLVLPAYGYMLLEGVE from the coding sequence ATGTACAACCATCCCCTTCATCAGCAGGTAAAAGAAGTGTTGCAAAGTGCTGCTTTAAAAAATGCTAAGGCAGACAATGAAATGGCCGTGCGGTTGATAGCCAATGCTGCCGATATGCAGCAGCTGTTTCAGCAATTGTATGGCCACCGTGCCGATGCTGAAAAGCATTTTGCTGAGTTGCTGCAAACAGTTGTGACAGCACACAAACAACGCAGCGCTGCATTGCAAACACTGGATGCAAGTAAGCAAACGGCAGAGCCATGGTTTATCAGCAACGAGTTGGTGGGCATGAGTTTGTATGTCGATCGGTTTGCGGGCAGCTTACAGCAGCTGGAACATAAACTGGATTATCTGGACCGGCTGGGTGTAAACCTGCTGCACCTGATGCCCATTTTTGAAAGTCCTGCCAATGAAAGTGATGGTGGTTATGCGGTGTCTGATTTCAGAAAAGTAGATGCCCGTTTTGGCACCTTGAAAGACCTGCAACAGTTGCAGCAAACCTTGCAGCAGCGGGGCATGTACATGATGCTGGACATTGTGCTCAACCATACGTCGCATCGCCACGAGTGGGCGGAGAAAGCCAGGCAAGGCGATCCATTTTACAAAGACTTTTTCTACTTCTTCCCCGATCGTACGCTGCCCGATCAATACGAACAAACCATGCCGGAAATTTTTCCGGAAAGTGCCCCCGGCAGTTTTACATGGGTGCCCGAACTGAACGAGTGGGTGATGACGGTATTTCACAACTACCAGTGGGATTTGAATTATAGTAATCCTGCAGTGTTGGTGGCCATGCTCGATACGATTTTCTTTTACGCCAACTTGGGTGTTGACGTACTTCGGATTGATGCACCAGCATTTATCTGGAAACAATTGGGCACTACGAGTCAAAATTTACCACAGGCACATGTGTTGTTGCGTCTCATCAAACTTTGTGTGCAAACCGCAACACCGGGCATGGCACTACTGGGTGAAGCCATTGTAGCACCTGCTGAAATCATGAAGTATTTTGGCACCGACAGGTTTACTGCCCGGGAATGTGATTTTGCATACAACGCTACGCACATGGCATTGCAATGGGATGCCATTGCTACCGGCGATACAAGAGTGATGCTGGCGGCACAGCACGAATTGTTGCGTAAACCATATGGTACTTCCTGGATTACTTACACCCGCTGTCATGATGATATTGGGCTGGGGTATGATGATTACATGATACATGCGGCAGGCTTCAATCCGTGGGAGCATCGCCGTTTTTTGAAAGATTATTTTTCGGGTGTGTATGAGGGTTCACCTGCTAAGGGTGCCTTGTTTGCCGTGAATCCGAAAACACAGGATGCCCGCATCAGTGGTTCGCTGGCTTCGCTTTGTGGTTTGGAAACAGCACTCCGCAACAACGATGCCGCTGCTATCGACATGTCGCTGCGCAAAATTGAACTCATGCAGGCGCATCATTTTTTCATGGGTGGTTTGCCCATGCTGTTTTATGGCGATGAAATTGGTTGCATCAACGATTATACTTATCTCAACGATAGTGGTAAGAGTTACGACAACCGATGGATGCATCGGCCCATGATACAATGGGACAGCATCAACATTGATGATACAGCAACTGTGGCAGGTAAAGTATTTGCCGCTACACAGCAGTTGATTGCTTTGCGCAAACAATTGGAAATCGTTTCCGATAGAAGTAACCTGGAATGGATGACGCCGCACAACATACATGTGGCGGGTTATGTACGGCATTTGCCCAATCGGCGTTTGTATTGCGTCTTCAATTTTTCAGATAAAGATGCCTGGCTTACCTGGTATGCTTTTCGGGAAAAGGGCATGCATTTTTCCCGCATGAAAGATCATGTGTCGGGCCAGCAGTTGCCCGTAGGCAGCGACAGGGAATACCTGGTATTGCCTGCCTATGGATATATGTTGCTAGAGGGTGTGGAGTAG
- a CDS encoding phosphatase PAP2 family protein codes for MPQKISFTSSALLACLLLLVGCSKEVTDVSQQFPALQPARTDINAGTWKTILLTAPDEVAVAAPAAPTGPDYTAQINEIKSVQAAMQGHDKEALQYWSAGAVLRWNELTRQLVAKYNLPPVNNADGVYPAPDANNPLAYPYFPFSNPPYAARAYAYISAATYDALVACYHYKKLYNRAAPYNVNTTVQALVPTSNLPSFPSEDATVAGVMWEMMKLLFPGEQAFVQDKINEHLQSRLASGANVRSDLDAGYALGRAVALKFVARARADRAGQAAGSLLIEDAMRQATIARGEVPWISQESPKRPGMLMHFGKVRTWNFDSATLVAIRPPAPPSTSSPQFKQELEEIYNYAKNPSREQIRIAQFWADGVGTYTPPGHWNAIACEDFVGMQLSEVRWARNLALLNTAMMDAAVACWDAKYTYFNPRPFQMDNRIKTVVGLPNFPSYTSGHSTFSGSAATVLSYLNSKRKNDYEAMAQEASVSRMYGAIHYRSDCEQGLVCGNRVGGFSVERGKADGAGL; via the coding sequence ATGCCTCAAAAAATATCCTTTACATCATCTGCCTTGCTGGCCTGCTTGCTTTTGCTGGTCGGTTGCAGCAAAGAAGTGACCGATGTAAGCCAACAATTTCCTGCACTACAACCTGCCCGAACCGACATCAATGCAGGCACTTGGAAAACCATTTTGCTCACTGCACCAGATGAAGTAGCCGTAGCAGCACCTGCGGCACCTACAGGGCCAGATTACACCGCACAAATCAATGAGATTAAAAGTGTGCAAGCGGCCATGCAAGGGCATGACAAAGAAGCCTTGCAATACTGGAGTGCCGGAGCGGTGCTACGTTGGAATGAGCTTACCCGCCAATTGGTAGCCAAGTACAACCTGCCACCGGTGAACAATGCAGATGGTGTGTACCCTGCACCCGATGCCAACAATCCATTGGCCTATCCTTACTTTCCTTTCAGCAATCCACCCTATGCAGCCAGAGCCTATGCCTACATTAGTGCAGCCACCTACGATGCATTGGTAGCTTGCTATCATTACAAAAAATTGTATAACCGTGCAGCACCGTATAACGTGAACACAACTGTGCAAGCGTTAGTACCCACCAGCAACCTACCCAGCTTTCCCAGCGAAGATGCTACTGTAGCTGGTGTGATGTGGGAAATGATGAAGCTGTTGTTTCCGGGTGAGCAGGCATTTGTGCAAGACAAAATCAATGAGCATTTGCAAAGCCGCCTGGCCAGTGGTGCCAATGTTCGCAGCGATCTGGATGCGGGTTATGCATTGGGCCGTGCAGTAGCCCTCAAGTTTGTGGCACGTGCCCGTGCCGACCGTGCCGGGCAAGCAGCAGGCAGCCTGCTGATAGAAGATGCGATGCGCCAAGCCACCATTGCCCGTGGTGAAGTGCCTTGGATAAGCCAGGAAAGCCCCAAGCGACCCGGTATGCTCATGCATTTTGGCAAAGTACGCACCTGGAATTTCGATAGCGCTACATTGGTAGCCATTCGTCCACCGGCGCCACCGAGTACCAGCAGCCCGCAGTTCAAACAAGAGCTGGAAGAGATTTACAACTATGCCAAAAATCCAAGTCGGGAACAAATTCGCATTGCGCAGTTTTGGGCCGATGGTGTAGGTACCTACACACCACCCGGCCATTGGAATGCCATTGCCTGCGAAGACTTTGTGGGCATGCAACTGAGCGAAGTAAGATGGGCCCGAAATCTCGCATTGCTCAATACCGCCATGATGGATGCTGCGGTGGCATGTTGGGATGCTAAATACACTTACTTCAATCCGCGTCCGTTTCAAATGGATAACAGGATAAAAACGGTGGTGGGCTTACCCAACTTTCCTTCGTATACCAGTGGCCACAGCACCTTTAGCGGATCTGCCGCCACAGTGCTAAGCTACCTCAACAGCAAACGCAAAAACGACTATGAAGCCATGGCACAGGAAGCGAGTGTGAGCCGCATGTACGGCGCCATTCACTACCGTAGCGATTGCGAACAAGGATTGGTTTGCGGCAACCGTGTGGGCGGCTTTTCAGTAGAACGAGGCAAAGCCGACGGCGCCGGTCTGTAA
- a CDS encoding glycoside hydrolase family 97 C-terminal domain-containing protein has product MAADLPDAYERRLDAFQFIRDVAVDWDASYYLEAEPGDYISIARKTKGKNEWFIGAITDEQSRMANLSLSFLPKGKRYKAIVYRDAENADWQTNPMAYTIETKIVQSGDVLSLRLAAGGGSAVHIIQQ; this is encoded by the coding sequence ATGGCTGCCGATTTGCCTGATGCCTATGAGCGGCGCCTGGATGCATTTCAGTTTATCCGGGATGTAGCGGTGGATTGGGATGCTTCCTACTATCTTGAAGCGGAGCCGGGCGACTATATTTCTATAGCCCGTAAAACCAAAGGCAAAAACGAATGGTTTATTGGTGCTATTACCGATGAACAATCTCGCATGGCCAATCTGTCACTGAGTTTTTTGCCCAAAGGAAAACGTTACAAAGCCATCGTTTACAGGGATGCAGAAAATGCCGATTGGCAAACCAATCCAATGGCATATACCATTGAAACCAAAATAGTACAATCAGGGGATGTGCTGTCGCTTCGCCTGGCGGCTGGAGGTGGCTCTGCTGTTCATATTATACAGCAGTAG
- the treF gene encoding alpha,alpha-trehalase TreF, with protein sequence MALITGFSVAAQPIVTPDQLYGNLFHEVQMQRIFPDGKTFVDCTPKRPVKDIMYDYGLQKGPNMNLKKFVADNFNLPVTPQLNYVTQEKDVVMHIQNLWSVLKREPNSISPAGGKGASSLLPLPHPYIVPGGRFREIYYWDSYFTMLGLKESGEVQTIENMIDNFAYLIQTYGHIPNGNRSYYVSRSQPPFFALMVELLAGIKGKDVYKKYLPALLKEYQYWMRGSDSVTTGNAKFAVVKLGKDEILNRYWDDNATPRQESYREDMLTADTFAMNKMMTMRFASQQAADKMRRQLRSNAFRHLRAGAASGWDFSTRWFADGEHIHSIETTNIIPVDLNSLLYQLEVVIARAYQLSGVQAQSTAFLKKANKRALLINKYCWNKTLGYYADYHFANQTQLERITAAGMFPFALLPMQALEGKMAIAKTVLQNHLLKDGGVLTTPVSSHQQWDAPNGWAPLQWMSIWALDRNNEKALAKDIAQRWCQLNVAVFMRTGKLMEKYNVVNTQLDAGGGEYPSQDGFGWTNGVLLALMKKYGITQ encoded by the coding sequence ATGGCCCTGATAACCGGCTTTTCCGTTGCTGCACAACCCATCGTTACGCCCGATCAGTTGTATGGCAACTTGTTTCACGAAGTGCAAATGCAGCGCATCTTTCCTGATGGCAAAACCTTTGTGGACTGCACACCCAAGCGACCGGTGAAAGACATTATGTATGACTATGGTTTGCAAAAAGGGCCCAACATGAATTTGAAAAAATTTGTGGCCGATAATTTCAACCTGCCCGTTACACCACAACTCAATTATGTAACGCAGGAAAAAGATGTGGTGATGCACATCCAAAATTTGTGGAGCGTATTGAAAAGAGAACCAAATTCTATTTCCCCCGCCGGGGGCAAGGGGGCTTCATCTTTGTTGCCTTTGCCACATCCCTACATCGTTCCCGGTGGCCGCTTCCGCGAAATTTATTATTGGGATTCTTACTTTACCATGCTGGGTTTGAAAGAAAGTGGCGAGGTGCAAACCATCGAAAACATGATTGACAATTTTGCCTACCTCATACAAACCTATGGCCACATTCCTAATGGCAACAGGTCGTATTATGTAAGTCGTTCGCAGCCGCCCTTTTTTGCATTGATGGTAGAATTACTGGCAGGCATCAAAGGCAAAGACGTGTACAAAAAATATTTGCCAGCCCTACTGAAAGAGTATCAATACTGGATGAGGGGCAGCGATAGTGTAACCACCGGCAACGCAAAGTTTGCGGTGGTAAAACTGGGCAAAGATGAAATACTCAACCGCTACTGGGATGATAACGCTACACCACGGCAAGAAAGCTACCGCGAAGACATGCTAACGGCTGATACATTTGCGATGAACAAAATGATGACCATGCGTTTTGCGTCGCAACAAGCAGCGGATAAAATGCGGCGTCAGTTGCGGTCGAATGCCTTCCGCCACCTGCGGGCTGGTGCAGCCAGTGGCTGGGATTTCAGCACCCGATGGTTTGCCGATGGCGAACACATCCACAGCATTGAAACGACGAACATCATTCCGGTGGATCTCAACAGTTTGTTGTATCAACTGGAAGTTGTCATTGCCCGGGCGTATCAGTTGAGTGGCGTGCAGGCACAAAGCACCGCCTTTCTCAAAAAGGCCAACAAACGGGCATTGCTCATCAACAAATATTGCTGGAACAAAACGCTGGGCTACTATGCCGACTATCATTTTGCCAACCAGACGCAGCTTGAACGCATTACTGCAGCTGGTATGTTCCCCTTTGCATTGTTACCCATGCAAGCATTAGAAGGTAAAATGGCAATCGCAAAAACAGTATTGCAAAACCATTTACTGAAAGATGGCGGTGTGCTGACTACACCCGTGAGTAGCCATCAGCAGTGGGATGCGCCAAACGGTTGGGCACCGCTGCAGTGGATGAGCATTTGGGCGCTGGACCGCAACAATGAAAAAGCATTGGCCAAAGACATTGCCCAACGTTGGTGCCAACTCAACGTAGCTGTATTTATGCGCACCGGTAAGCTCATGGAAAAGTACAATGTGGTGAACACGCAACTCGATGCAGGCGGTGGTGAATATCCTTCGCAGGACGGTTTCGGCTGGACCAACGGTGTGCTCCTGGCGCTGATGAAGAAGTATGGAATAACACAGTAG
- a CDS encoding carbohydrate kinase family protein, whose amino-acid sequence MAKVLCIGEALIDMICTDKGKPLSAGENFLKKAGGAPANVAAAIAALGGSVDMTAKVGVDPFGQHLVEMLHDMGVNTRYVFRDAAHFTTFAFVSLMENGERDFYFNRGADGQLSIDDLAQINLDEFSIIHFGSATGLLPGPLQAAYVHLLQQALQRNILVSFDPNYRELLFGHNKPSFVEQSWPFLKAAHFFKLSDEEAMLLTHTNTVEEAAAHLLQTTSGVFAITLGAAGTLLGINGQTQLIGSIPVKPVDTTGAGDAFVGAVLYQLSQLSAQEQQSLDATAWQQIVRNGNKAGARTCEYMGAMEAFKHLNKNIFG is encoded by the coding sequence ATGGCAAAAGTTTTGTGCATAGGAGAAGCGCTGATTGATATGATTTGCACCGACAAGGGCAAACCATTATCAGCTGGCGAAAACTTTTTGAAAAAAGCAGGCGGTGCCCCGGCCAATGTGGCTGCGGCCATTGCGGCGCTGGGCGGCAGCGTAGACATGACCGCCAAAGTAGGTGTCGATCCATTTGGGCAACACCTCGTAGAGATGCTGCATGACATGGGCGTAAATACAAGGTACGTGTTTCGGGATGCAGCGCATTTTACCACGTTCGCTTTTGTGTCGTTGATGGAAAATGGCGAACGTGATTTCTATTTTAATCGTGGTGCCGATGGTCAGTTGAGCATTGATGATTTAGCACAGATTAACCTCGATGAATTTTCCATCATTCATTTTGGCAGCGCCACTGGTTTGTTGCCCGGGCCATTGCAGGCGGCATATGTACACCTGCTGCAGCAGGCATTGCAACGAAACATTTTGGTAAGCTTTGATCCAAATTATCGGGAGCTATTGTTTGGGCACAACAAGCCTTCGTTTGTAGAGCAGTCGTGGCCATTTTTAAAAGCAGCACATTTTTTCAAACTCAGCGATGAAGAAGCAATGCTGCTCACCCATACAAATACTGTTGAAGAAGCCGCTGCGCATTTGTTGCAAACTACCAGCGGTGTATTTGCCATTACCCTTGGTGCTGCAGGTACTTTGCTGGGCATCAACGGACAAACGCAACTCATAGGTAGCATACCCGTGAAGCCCGTGGATACAACCGGTGCCGGCGATGCTTTTGTAGGTGCTGTGCTCTATCAGTTATCGCAGCTATCGGCGCAAGAGCAACAATCACTGGATGCAACAGCATGGCAACAAATTGTACGCAACGGCAACAAAGCCGGAGCCCGAACCTGTGAGTACATGGGTGCCATGGAAGCTTTTAAACATCTCAACAAAAACATATTCGGATAA
- a CDS encoding glycoside hydrolase family 65 protein gives MKKLLHAVTALLLFATNSQPLAAQDPWKISANNIQASNYYGITAANGMIGIVSAPEPFKVKDVVLAGAYDTYGRGRVSNFIPSFNLLNMRVEIDGRSIDASNISNFTQELNMQQAAFTGRFDHADKASISYTYYALRHLPYTVLMDVTITPKKDIQLDAASVMAAPDLLKNVQNYYNEIDRPHVVISLLTSSAQSPTGKMQMCASNSFIFSEAHGHEPRVIHEMWDNNMHLMKFSKTLKAGETYRFSITGSSITSAHHDDPLNEAERLTIFAKLEGRDRLLQRHLQAWQELWKSDIQIEGDAQSQQDIHSMLYHLYSFTREGTALSPSPMGLSGLGYNGHVFWDTELWMYPALLVMQPAIAKSMVEYRFKRLETAKRNAFSKGYKGAMFPWESAETGVEETPVWALSGPFEQHITACVAIAAWNYYRVTQDKQWLLEKGWPILKETADFWASRVERNGPGHYDINNVVAADEWAENVNNNAFTNAAAKANLQFATQAAALLGIPANSDWAHVASNIPILRENGITKEHEAYKGEGIKQADVNLLAYPLKEVTDPKQIKADLDYYSARVPNEGTPAMTQAVFTLLHARLGNADKAWYWFKDAYLPNLNPPFRVIAETKGGTNPYFATGAGGILQSVLMGFGGLEITDNGIVQQKGLLPSHWKSLTITGVGPNKQTFVVK, from the coding sequence ATGAAAAAATTACTGCATGCCGTTACGGCCTTGTTGTTGTTTGCTACCAACAGCCAACCGTTGGCTGCACAAGACCCCTGGAAAATTTCGGCCAATAATATTCAGGCTTCCAATTACTACGGTATTACGGCTGCCAATGGCATGATTGGTATTGTGAGTGCTCCGGAACCTTTCAAAGTAAAAGACGTAGTGCTGGCCGGTGCATACGATACGTATGGCCGTGGACGGGTAAGCAATTTCATCCCCAGTTTCAACCTGCTGAACATGCGGGTAGAAATTGATGGCCGCAGCATTGATGCCAGCAACATCAGCAACTTTACCCAAGAGCTCAACATGCAGCAGGCGGCTTTTACCGGCAGGTTTGATCATGCCGATAAAGCCAGCATCAGCTACACGTATTATGCCTTGCGGCATTTGCCTTACACCGTGTTGATGGACGTCACCATCACCCCGAAAAAAGACATTCAACTGGATGCCGCCAGTGTAATGGCAGCCCCCGATTTGCTGAAAAACGTACAGAACTATTACAACGAAATCGACCGGCCGCATGTGGTCATTTCATTGCTCACCTCATCTGCCCAAAGCCCCACGGGCAAAATGCAAATGTGTGCCAGCAACAGTTTCATTTTTAGCGAAGCACATGGCCACGAACCACGGGTGATTCATGAAATGTGGGACAACAACATGCACCTGATGAAGTTTAGCAAAACGCTGAAAGCCGGCGAAACCTATCGCTTCTCCATCACAGGTTCTTCCATCACTTCGGCGCATCACGATGATCCGCTGAATGAAGCAGAACGCCTCACCATTTTTGCCAAACTCGAAGGCCGCGACCGCTTGTTGCAGCGCCATTTACAAGCATGGCAAGAGCTATGGAAAAGCGACATTCAAATTGAAGGCGATGCACAAAGTCAGCAAGACATTCACAGCATGTTGTATCACCTGTATTCATTTACCCGTGAGGGTACAGCTCTCTCTCCATCGCCCATGGGCCTGAGCGGACTGGGCTACAACGGCCACGTGTTTTGGGATACCGAATTGTGGATGTATCCTGCCTTGCTGGTAATGCAACCCGCCATTGCCAAGAGCATGGTGGAGTATCGTTTTAAAAGATTGGAAACGGCCAAACGCAATGCTTTCAGCAAAGGGTACAAAGGCGCTATGTTTCCTTGGGAGAGTGCCGAAACAGGCGTAGAAGAAACACCGGTGTGGGCACTCAGCGGCCCGTTTGAACAACACATTACTGCATGTGTAGCCATTGCTGCATGGAATTATTACCGTGTAACGCAAGATAAACAGTGGCTACTAGAAAAAGGCTGGCCCATCCTGAAAGAAACAGCCGACTTCTGGGCATCGAGAGTAGAGCGAAACGGACCTGGTCACTACGACATCAACAATGTGGTGGCTGCCGATGAGTGGGCCGAAAACGTGAACAACAATGCTTTTACCAATGCCGCGGCAAAAGCCAATTTGCAGTTTGCTACACAAGCAGCTGCATTACTGGGCATACCTGCCAATAGCGATTGGGCACATGTGGCAAGCAACATTCCCATCCTGCGGGAAAATGGCATTACCAAAGAACATGAAGCGTACAAAGGCGAAGGCATCAAGCAGGCGGATGTAAACCTGCTGGCCTATCCGCTGAAAGAAGTAACCGACCCGAAGCAAATAAAAGCCGACCTCGACTATTACAGTGCCCGGGTACCCAACGAGGGCACACCTGCCATGACGCAAGCTGTATTTACGCTGCTGCATGCCCGCTTAGGCAATGCCGACAAAGCCTGGTATTGGTTTAAAGATGCGTACCTGCCCAACCTCAATCCGCCCTTCAGAGTAATTGCCGAAACCAAGGGCGGCACCAACCCTTATTTTGCTACCGGTGCCGGCGGCATTTTGCAAAGTGTACTCATGGGTTTTGGTGGACTGGAAATAACCGACAACGGGATTGTGCAACAAAAAGGCCTGCTGCCATCCCATTGGAAAAGCCTTACCATTACTGGCGTTGGACCCAACAAACAAACTTTTGTAGTGAAGTAA
- a CDS encoding vanadium-dependent haloperoxidase, with protein MKKLFGGVLAIVFLASCTSSTEYKTYLSNPQLFSQVVHELNSVVMGNNFPPIVASRNYTYASIAAYEVMAAGNPTRFNSLAGQINDLTAMPKPQGDKVNFELAAMLAFMQVGEAVTFPEGSMKDYRDSILQIARDKGLPKEEETQSVAFADTISKALIAWSKGDNYAKTRGAQKYTVMDVPGRWVPTPPMYADAAEPNWRMIRPLVMDSANQFTPPPPAPFNMDDKNGPYYKQVMAIYDSSKTMTKEEEHIAWFWDDNPFKLNVSGHVMFSTKKFSPPGHWMGIVGIAAQKAKVDFAETVYAYAITAIAKFDAFIQCWDEKYRSNYARPETIINKYIDPEWRPLLQTPAFPEYTCGHSTTSAAAAEALTKVFGDNFAYTDTTELEFGIDSRSFKSFRHAAEENNLARFYGGIHFHPSCLVSTDYGKKVGELVVSKLHMKK; from the coding sequence ATGAAAAAGCTTTTTGGCGGAGTACTGGCCATTGTGTTTTTGGCAAGCTGTACTTCTTCTACTGAATACAAAACCTACCTGAGCAATCCGCAACTGTTTAGCCAGGTGGTGCACGAACTCAACAGCGTGGTAATGGGCAACAACTTTCCACCCATTGTTGCCTCTCGTAACTACACCTATGCTTCCATTGCTGCATACGAAGTAATGGCAGCGGGCAATCCTACCAGATTCAATTCACTGGCCGGCCAAATCAATGATTTGACTGCCATGCCCAAACCACAGGGCGATAAAGTAAATTTTGAACTGGCAGCCATGCTGGCATTCATGCAAGTAGGCGAAGCGGTTACGTTTCCCGAAGGCAGCATGAAGGATTACCGCGACAGCATTTTGCAGATAGCCCGTGACAAAGGATTGCCCAAAGAAGAAGAAACACAAAGTGTAGCTTTTGCTGACACCATTTCCAAAGCACTCATTGCCTGGAGCAAAGGCGACAATTATGCCAAAACAAGAGGTGCACAAAAGTATACGGTGATGGATGTGCCCGGCCGTTGGGTACCTACGCCACCCATGTATGCCGATGCTGCCGAACCCAACTGGCGCATGATTCGTCCGTTGGTGATGGACAGTGCCAACCAGTTTACACCACCGCCACCTGCACCCTTCAACATGGACGATAAAAATGGCCCCTATTACAAACAAGTAATGGCCATTTATGATAGTAGCAAAACAATGACCAAAGAAGAAGAACACATTGCCTGGTTTTGGGACGACAACCCTTTTAAACTGAACGTTAGCGGTCACGTCATGTTCAGCACCAAAAAGTTTTCGCCTCCCGGCCACTGGATGGGCATTGTGGGCATTGCTGCGCAAAAAGCAAAAGTTGATTTTGCCGAAACCGTGTATGCATACGCCATTACGGCCATTGCCAAGTTTGATGCGTTCATCCAATGCTGGGATGAAAAATACCGCAGCAACTATGCTAGGCCCGAAACCATCATCAATAAATACATTGATCCGGAATGGCGGCCATTGTTGCAAACACCGGCTTTCCCCGAGTACACCTGTGGCCACAGCACCACCAGTGCTGCAGCCGCTGAAGCGTTGACAAAAGTGTTTGGCGACAACTTCGCCTATACCGATACTACCGAACTGGAATTTGGCATTGACAGCCGCAGCTTCAAATCGTTCCGGCATGCTGCGGAAGAAAACAACCTGGCCCGTTTTTATGGTGGTATTCACTTTCATCCTTCGTGCCTGGTAAGTACCGATTACGGCAAAAAAGTAGGTGAGCTTGTGGTAAGCAAGCTGCACATGAAAAAGTAG